Genomic segment of Paenibacillus polymyxa:
TTGTTAGCGGACATCATCGTCCTATCCGGCAAACAACAGTTGCAAAGCCCGCTTCATCAAAATATCGGCAGATTCATCAGGTTTCGCATCTTTCTTCATTCTGCTCCATACCTTATCCAACTCAGCATCCGTGTAACCGAGCGCCTTGAGCGCCTCACGGGCCTCGCCCCAATATGAACCTTCGCCTTCTTCTACGACAGGCTCAGCAAACAATCCGGTTGCCATCCCCAACGAGCCAATACCGTCCAGCTTGTCTTTCAAATCCAGAATCATACGTTGTGCCGTCTTTTTACCGATCCCCGGTAACTTGGTGAGAAATGTGATATTCTCCTGATAAATCGCCGTTACCACATGAGCAGGCGTACCGCCTCCTAAAATACCAAGCGCAACACGCGGTCCAATACCAGATACATCAATCAGTTTACGGAAAAGCTGCTGCTCCTCACGGGTCGCAAAACCGAACAGTAAAATAGCATCTTCCCTTACATGATGGTGAATGTAAATAACCACTGGACCTTCAGTTTTGGCGAACGCGTAAGGATTCGGACAAAATACCCTATACCCTACACCCTGCACATCTAAAACAACATATTCATTTTCCAAATGGGCCACAGAACCACGCAAGAAATCTATCATTTTCGCAATACCTCATTTAATTTTGAATTTAGTCCATAGGAGTGCGCATGACAAATAGCCACCGCCAAAGCATCCGCTACATCGTCCGGTTTGGGCACAACTTGAAGCTTTAGGAACATTCTAACCATTTCTTGTACCTGTTTCTTCTCAGCCTTACCATACCCTACAATAGCCTGCTTTACCTGCATCGGTGTGTATTCACCTATAGGCAAATTACGTTGTTTTGCAGCTAGTACCAGCACCCCACGTGCCTGACTTACAGACATAGCGGTTGTAACGTTGCGATTAAAAAAGAGCTTTTCCAGTGCTACCGCATCAGGCTTATATTTATCTATTAATTGCAACATGCCTTCATACACATGAAGCAGCCTTTCTTCTTCCGGTGTATGAGCCTCAGTCTGGATACAGCCATACTGCACAGGAACTACTTTACTGCCAATCTTGTCTACAAACCCGAAGCCCACAATGGCAATACCCGGATCAATTCCTAAAAAACGCAAAAAAATCTCTCCCCTATCGCTCAAACATGGCGTACCTAACCAAAAGCCAGCGTTATCCTGAATATAATCATGGCCAAATACCATATAAAGCGAACATATGTGTCGTTCTTTTCATTATAACAAAACTTTGTATCTAATAGAGGAAAAAATTTAAACGTGAGTAAAAACATAAAAAGAGACGCTTCAAGCCTCACCACATGGGCAATGCCTAACGTCTCGTAGTTGTAATCAATAGTGCTGCTTTAATACCCTTTGTGTTCGCTCCAGGGCAAAGTCACTAAAAGTGGAGATTACACTGTTATACTCATTTATATCCTGTACACGTATTCCCTGCTGAAGTTGTTTATATACCCCTTCTGGCAAGGCCGTCTCCATGGAACCCACATCCAATTGAAAAAAAGTGCGGATAACTTTTTCCTTTTTAGGTAGCCCTTCATACAGTGTAAGCTGCCCGTCAGTGCTTAACCCCATGTATCCATGCTCTTTGCATGACTCTGACAAGTCTTCCACCCTGCGCTCCAGCCACACCTCTCCTTTGGTATTAAGTCGTCCCTTCCAATCGGGATGTTGCTTCAGTAAGGTCTCTAGCTGCTGTGAACTTAGCGTTCCCAAGGAAAGTGTTTCCGTACCACACACGTAGGTGGTTAACAGACGGGTCTTCCTGCTTATACCGGAAGCACGAATACTTTGCAATAGTTGCATCTGTGAGGAGTGATCTTCAGTTGGACTCAGATGTAAAGCCTCCTCCATGCTCTCCTCTGCCATGACGGTAGTAGCGAGTGGCTGTGACAACATAGCCTGCAAATAATTCGAAAACAGAATACCCAACCCTGCCAGCAAACAAGCCGCACCAAAAATGCTGCATGCCCACACTGTTCTTCTCCACTGTTTCCAGCGCCGTTTCATCTGTTTTTTCCAACTTAATCGCTTCACAGTAATCCCTTCCGTCCCACTTTTTGTGTTAGTGTGACCTGAGGATTACTGATTTATACAAAAAGATATGAATATAAAAAAAAGCCGCTGCTTCCAGCGACTTTCCTTTTGAATCGGGATGACACGATTTGAACATGCGACCCCCTGGTCCCAAACCAGGTGCTCTACCAAGCTGAGCTACATCCCGAAATAGATGCCGGTGAGAGGACTCGAACCTCCACGGTTTCCCTCACGATTTTGAGTCGCGCGCGTCTGCCAATTCCGCCACACCGGCTTATGAAGTTAATGGCGCGCCCTGAGAGATTCGAACTCCCGGCCTTTTGATTCGTAGTCAAACGCTCTATCCAGCTGAGCTAAGGGCGCAAATATGGAGCGGACGACGGGAATCGAACCCGCGACCCTCGCCTTGGCAAGGCGATGCTCTACCGCTGAGCCACGTCCGCAATATCATTATATCCATGACATATAAGTTCATGAATGGTGAGCCATGAAGGACTCGAACCTTCGACACCCTGATTAAAAGTCAGGTGCTCTACCAACTGAGCTAATGGCTCCCAACAGGGTAATATAACTTTGTAAAAATGGCGGAACTGACGGGATTCGAACCCGCGATCTCCTGCGTGACAGGCAGGCATGTTAGGCCTCTACACCACAGTTCCATAGCAGTTTACATTCAAAAGTTAATTGGTTGCGGGGGCAGGATTTGAACCTGCGACCTTCGGGTTATGAGCCCGACGAGCTACCGAACTGCTCCACCCCGCGATAATATTAGGTACTGCTTTTTAAATAAATGGTGGAGGCTGAGGGGCTCGAACCCCCGACCCTCTGCTTGTAAGGCAGATGCTCTCCCAGCTGAGCTAAGCCTCCATACTACTTATGACCCGTAGGGGATTCGAACCCCTGTTACCTCCGTGAAAGGGAGGTGTCTTAACCCCTTGACCAACGGGCCATACAATAAAATAATTATGGCGGAGAGAGAGGGATTCGAACCCTCGAGACGCTTTTGGCGCCTACACGATTTCCAATCGTGCTCCTTCGGCCAACTCGGACACCTCTCCATATGGCTCCCCGAACAGGACTCGAACCTGTGACAACTCGATTAACAGTCGAGTGCTCTACCAACTGAGCTATCAGGGAATATTAATCATAAAGCTCTGCTTGGCGACGTCCTACTCTCCCAGGACCCTGCGGTCCAAGTACCATCGGCGCTGGAGGGCTTAACGGTCGTGTTCGGGATGGGTACGTGTGGAACCCCTCCGCTATCGCCACCAAACATGAATTTGCTATGCAAATTCTACATTCAAGGTTACACCCTGAAAACTGGATCCGAAACTTATTTGCGTTTTACTTTAGGATAAGCCCTCGACCGATTAGTATTGGTCAGCTCCATGCATTACTGCACTTCCACCCCCAACCTATCTACCTCGTCGTCTTCAAGGGGTCTTACATACTGGGAAATCTCATCTTGAGGGGGGCTTCACGCTTAGATGCTTTCAGCGCTTATCCCTTCCGTACATAGCTACCCAGCGGTGCTCCTGGCGGAACAACTGGTACACCAGCGGTACGTCCATCCCGGTCCTCTCGTACTAAGGACAGCTCCTCTCAAATTTCCTACGCCCACGACAGATAGGGACCGAACTGTCTCACGACGTTCTGAACCCAGCTCGCGTACCGCTTTAATGGGCGAACAGCCCAACCCTTGGGACCTACTTCAGCCCCAGGATGCGATGAGCCGACATCGAGGTGCCAAACCTCCCCGTCGATGTGGACTCTTGGGGGAGATAAGCCTGTTATCCCCAGGGTAGCTTTTATCCGTTGAGCGATGGCCCTTCCATGCGGTACCACCGGATCACTAAGCCCGACTTTCGTCCCTGCTCGACTTGTAGGTCTCGCAGTCAAGCTCCCTTCTGCCTTTGCACTCTTCGAATGATTTCCAACCATTCTGAGGGAACCTTGGGGCGCCTCCGTTACTCTTTAGGAGGCGACCGCCCCAGTCAAACTGCCCACCTGACACTGTCCTCGTACCGGGTCACGGTACCAAGTTAGAACCTAGATACGATCAGGGTGGTATCCCAAGGATGCCTCCTCTCAAGCTGGCGCTCAAGATTCAACGGCTCCCACCTATCCTGTACAGATCGTACCCAAATTCAATATCAAGCTGCAGTAAAGCTCCATGGGGTCTTTCCGTCTTGTCGCGGGTAACCTGCATCTTCACAGGTATTAAAATTTCACCGGATCTCTCGTTGAGACAGCGCCCAAGTCGTTACGCCATTCGTGCGGGTCAGAATTTACCTGACAAGGAATTTCGCTACCTTAGGACCGTTATAGTTACGGCCGCCGTTTACTGGGGCTTCGGTTCATAGCTTCGCCCCGAAGGGCTTACCACTCCCTTAACCTTCCAGCACCGGGCAGGCGTCAGCCCGTATACTTCGCCTTGCGGCTTCGCACAGACCTGTGTTTTTGCTAAACAGTCGCTTGGGCCTTTTCACTGCGGCCCCCTCGGGCTATTCACCCTACCGAGGCACCCCTTCTCCCGAAGTTACGGGGTCATTTTGCCGAGTTCCTTAACGAGAGTTCTTCCGCGCGCCTTAGAATTCTCTTCTCGCCTACCTGTGTCGGTTTGCGGTACGGGCACCTTCTCCTGGCTAGAGGCTTTTCTTGGCAGTCTGAGATCATGACCTTCGCTACTATAATTTTCGCTCCCCATCACAGCCCAGCCTTAACGATGTGCGGATTTGCCTACACACCAGCCCCACTGCTTAGACGGACATCCATCAGTCCGCGTCACTACCCTACTGCGTCACCCCATCGCTCATAACGGATTACGGTGGTACAGGAATTTCGACCTGTTGTCCTTCGACTACGCCTATCGGCCTCGCCTTAGGTCCCGACTTACCCTGAGCGGACGAACCTTCCTCAGGAACCCTTAGGCTTTCGGCGGATCTGATTCTCACAGATCTTTTCGTTACTCATACCGGCATTCTCACTTGAATGCAGTCCAGCGCTCCTTACGGTACACCTTCAACCCGCATTCAACGCTCCCCTACCCCTGATGCAAGCATCAAGCCATAGCTTCGGTGGTGTGTTTAGCCCCGTTACATTTTCGGCGCAGAGTCACTCGACCAGTGAGCTATTACGCACTCTTTCAATGGTGGCTGCTTCTAAGCCAACATCCTGGTTGTCTGTGCAACTCCACATCCTTTCCCACTTAACACACACTTGGGGACCTTAGCTGATGGTCTGGGCTGTTTCCCTTTCGACAATGGATCTTAGCACTCACTGTCTGACTCCCGGAACTAAATCTATGGCATTCGGAGTTTGACTGAGCTTGGTAACCCTTGCGGGCCCCGCACCCAATCAGTGCTCTACCTCCACGATTCTTCTTTCCGAGGCTAGCCCTAAAGCTATTTCGGGGAGAACCAGCTATCTCCGGGTTCGATTGGAATTTCTCCGCTACCCCCACCTCATCCCCGCATTTTTCAACATGCGTGGGTTCGGGCCTCCAGTGCGTGTTACCGCACCTTCACCCTGGACAGGGGTAGATCACCCGGTTTCGGGTCTACGTCCACGTACTCAAGATCGCCCTATTCAGACTCGCTTTCGCTGCGGCTTCAGCTCTTCACCTTAACCTTGCACGGGAACGTAACTCGCCGGTTCATTCTACAAAAGGCACGCCATCACCCATAGATCGGGCTCTGACTTCTTGTAAGCACACGGTTTCAGGATCTATTTCACTCCCCTTCCGGGGTGCTTTTCACCTTTCCCTCACGGTACTGCTTCACTATCGGTCGCCAGGGAGTATTTAGCCTTGGCAGATGGTCCTGCCGGATTCATACGGGGTTTCACGTGCCCCGCACTACTCGGGATCCGTCTCGGAGGGAACAAGTTTTGAACTACAGGGCTTTTACCTTCTCTGGCGGGCCTTTCCAGACCTCTTCATCTAACCGGTTCCTTTGTAACTCCATGTGAGACGTCCCACAACCCCAAGGAGCAAGCTCCTTGGTTTGGGCTAATCCGCGTTCGCTCGCCGCTACTGACGGAATCACTATTGTTTTCTCTTCCTCAGGGTACTTAGATGTTTCAGTTCCCCTGGTCTGCCTCTATTCTGCCTATGTATTCAGCAGAAAGTGACTGTCGATGAAGACAGCCGGGTTTCCCCATTCGGACATCCCCGGATCAAAGCTTGCTTACAGCTCCCCGAGGCCTTATCGTTGTTCGCCACGTCCTTCGTCGGCTCCTGGCGCCTAGGCATCCTCCGTGTGCTCTTTGTAGCTTAACCTAGACTTTTCTTTCAAAGAAAGAAAATGTCGATGTTTGATAAAGAATGATTTTTGCTAAAAGCAAAATATCTTTCCTTACCTGCTACCTTTATTTCACTTGTTTACACAAGATCAGCTTAAAGGAATATTCTAAAACGCAATTTCGTTTCGGTATCCAGTTTTCAAGGTGCAAAGCTGTAAACAACCAGCTTTTTTGAGAGTTTGAGCTCTCAAAACTGAGCAACGAGTGAGTAGTTTTTGAAGCTTACGCTTCATATTTGAATGTTTCCGCTCTCCGGAAACGATTCTCCATAGAAAGGAGGTGATCCAGCCGCACCTTCCGATACGGCTACCTTGTTACGACTTCACCCCAATCATCTACCCCACCTTCGGCGGCTGGCTCCCTTGCGGGTTACCCCACCGACTTCGGGTGTTGTAAACTCTCGTGGTGTGACGGGCGGTGTGTACAAGACCCGGGAACGTATTCACCGCGGCATGCTGATCCGCGATTACTAGCAATTCCGACTTCATGTAGGCGAGTTGCAGCCTACAATCCGAACTGAGACCGGCTTTTCTAGGATTGGCTCCACCTCGCGATTTCGCTTCCCGTTGTACCGGCCATTGTAGTACGTGTGTAGCCCAGGTCATAAGGGGCATGATGATTTGACGTCATCCCCACCTTCCTCCGGTTTGTCACCGGCAGTCTGCTTAGAGTGCCCAGCTTGACCTGCTGGCAACTAAGCATAAGGGTTGCGCTCGTTGCGGGACTTAACCCAACATCTCACGACACGAGCTGACGACAACCATGCACCACCTGTCTCCTCTGTCCCGAAGGAAAGGTCTATCTCTAGACCGGTCAGAGGGATGTCAAGACCTGGTAAGGTTCTTCGCGTTGCTTCGAATTAAACCACATACTCCACTGCTTGTGCGGGTCCCCGTCAATTCCTTTGAGTTTCAGTCTTGCGACCGTACTCCCCAGGCGGAATGCTTAATGTGTTAACTTCGGCACCAAGGGTATCGAAACCCCTAACACCTAGCATTCATCGTTTACGGCGTGGACTACCAGGGTATCTAATCCTGTTTGCTCCCCACGCTTTCGCGCCTCAGCGTCAGTTACAGCCCAGAGAGTCGCCTTCGCCACTGGTGTTCCTCCACATCTCTACGCATTTCACCGCTACACGTGGAATTCCACTCTCCTCTTCTGCACTCAAGCTCCCCAGTTTCCAGTGCGACCCGAAGTTGAGCCTCGGGATTAAACACCAGACTTAAAGAGCCGCCTGCGCGCGCTTTACGCCCAATAATTCCGGACAACGCTTGCCCCCTACGTATTACCGCGGCTGCTGGCACGTAGTTAGCCGGGGCTTTCTTCTCAGGTACCGTCACTCTTGTAGCAGTTACTCTACAAGACGTTCTTCCCTGGCAACAGAGCTTTACGATCCGAAAACCTTCATCACTCACGCGGCGTTGCTCCGTCAGGCTTTCGCCCATTGCGGAAGATTCCCTACTGCTGCCTCCCGTAGGAGTCTGGGCCGTGTCTCAGTCCCAGTGTGGCCGATCACCCTCTCAGGTCGGCTACGCATCGTCGCCTTGGTAGGCCTTTACCCCACCAACTAGCTAATGCGCCGCAGGCCCATCCACAAGTGACAGATCGCTCCGTCTTTCCTCCTTCTCCCATGCAGGAAAAGGATGTATCGGGTATTAGCTACCGTTTCCGGTAGTTATCCCTGTCTTGTGGGCAGGTTGCCTACGTGTTACTCACCCGTCCGCCGCTAGGTTATGTAGAAGCAAGCTTCTACATAACCCCGCTCGACTTGCATGTATTAGGCACGCCGCCAGCGTTCGTCCTGAGCCAGGATCAAACTCTCCATTAAAGACCAACCGAAGCTGGTTTATAGAAAGAGCGATAAGCTCATGTTGAAACTGACGAGATAAAAATATCTCTTGTTTGATTTTGCGAACAAAATCGTTTTACTCACTCGTTGTTCAGTTTTCAAAGATCAAACCTGCATAATGCCTTACTTTGTTTCACCACCGCATCTCAGCGGCGACTTAAATAATATATCATGTTTTCTACGTCTTTGCAACACTTTTTTTCAAAAGAATTTTTTAATCAATTCTGCTTTGTTTTCGTGTTGCTAACTATCTTGCAAAAGACAGCTATAAGAATATACCACAAAATTACGCTAGAAGGCAACACCTTTTTTTAGTTTTTTTCTCATCTTTAAAATCACTGCATTTAAATAAAGAGACCATTATTCCCACAAGCAGAATAACAGTCTCTTTAACATTCATTTCTTCCTCTTAATGAATAATAAAGCCGGGCACTACCAGGAGGTTCCTCTCCTTTTACATATAGCCACGTCAGTCCTTAATCCACGGATTTTTACGCGAACGTGCATTATAGGATGAGGAGCCGGATTTTTGCTTTTTATTAGTAGCATTTTTACTGGAAACCTTGGCTTTGGATGTCTCTTCTTTGGATGTACTGCCAGAGCTGTCTTTTGATTTACCTTTACGTACGCTACGATCCTTTGGTTTAGAAGAAGAGCCAACTTCATTTTGGGATGCAATAGTCAGATTGTTACCAATCTCCTGCGATCCTGGAATTGCTGGTGCCGACTGTACGTTCTCTTCCCGGCATCCACAGTCTGGCATAAACATATAGGGTGTTGTATATCCCTCTAATGGATACATAGGTGCATTCCCATGCGCAAACGGATGATAAGGGGAATTCGCAGATTGTTGTCCTTGTAGTTGGCTATAATCGGACACGTGCCCACCCGCAGGCGAACCATATGGAGGTCCTCCCCATGCCTGGCTCCATTGACTGCCCTGGACTGCACTCTCTGGATACTGCTGTGGATGCCCTTGATGGATAAATGGAGGATAGACAGGGTAGGATGCATTTTCAGACGCCTCATGACTCGGATAATATCCAGGGGCGCAGCAATCTGAATAGGCAGGATAAGGTGTTGGATGGGCATTTATAGGTGGTGTCTGCACAGGCCCCCAGCACCATGGATGCTCACAATCATGATGATAGCCCTGATCAGAAACTACAGTAGGAGAGGCGTGTTCTGCTAAGGAGGTATTAATAGGCGCATTCCCCCAAGTTTGAGGAGACTCAATCCCCGGATACCACGAGTTCGGCATTGCATTTATTTGTGGGCTATAATCAAATGTCGGCTGTTGTATCGACCACTCGGAATTTACCATCGGCTCCGATTTTGTGCAGCCGCAAAATTTTTCAGCTACAGGTTGCTTCACAACAGTTGTAGGAAGCTGTGGCTTAGATGCGATGGGTTGGGTAACTATAGGTTGCATTTGAGGTGGAGCAGGTGGAGTAACTATGGGCTGCATTTGAGGTGGAGCAGGATTTACGGGTGCCATAGGAACTTCAGGCAGTTTTAATTCAGGAAGCTTAGGAGGATTCACTGTTTCTTTCGGCTGTGTCATCTCTTCTTTAGGGCTAGGCATATTCTCCTGCTTAGGCTGCGTCAACTCCTCCTTGGGCTGGGTAAGTTCTTGCTTGGTTGGGGATTCAGGTTTAGGCTGTGTCATCTCTTCTTTGACTGCGGTATTTTTTTTATTCTCAGTAAAATCAGACGCCTCTTCTTTGTAGTGTGGAATATTAACTGTTTCTCCAACCAGAAGTGCGTTCGGGTTTTTAAGCTGGGAATTGGCATCAATAATTAGCTTAAGCGGTACATTCCACGCCTTGGACAACTTCCACAATGAATCTCCTTGCTTAACCTTGTGTTGATATACCGTTGACGGCTGTGTTTCCATCGTAACAGGGTCTGTTGGAATTTTAATTTTCTCGCCGATACTCAACTGATTAGGGTCTGCCAATTGGGGATTGGCGGCAATAACTTTCTCCAGCGTCACATTATACTTCTGTGCCAGCAAGTACAGAGTGTCACCTTTTTTGACGATGTGTATTTTCACAGGTCACAAACCTCCTAGACTTTCGTTCGGGCGGGATAAACGCCCGGCTTCTGTTATTACATCCTATGCACCTCCCGGGCGAATGACCCCATACAAACAAAAAAATCCTCTCAACCGAATACTCACGCGAGCATTCAGTTAAAAGGATTCGGTTTTATTTTAGTCCTGCCACACTTTGTAGCCATCCTGATCCACAATCTTACGGAACTCAGCCAGGAGCTCCAAAGTCACTGGGCCAGCAACGCCGGAGCCGATCGTACGACCATCCACTTCATAAGCTGCAATAACTTCTGCCGCAGTTCCTGTAAAAAACACCTCGTCCGCAACATATACATCATGCAGTGTAAAAGGTTGTTCCTTAAGAGGGTATCCAAGCTTAGCACACAAATCGATAATAGCATTACGAGTAATCCCTTCAAGCGCCCCTAAATAGCAAGGAGGTGTATATAACACTCCGTTTTTGACAATGAAAATGTTGTCCGCAGAGCCTTCCGTCACATACCCTTGGGAATTGAGCATAATAGCCTCACCTACACCAGCATAGTTAGACTGGATCTTCACGAGGATATTGTTGAGATAGTTCAATGATTTAATCTTCGGATTCAAAGCGTCCGGGATGTTGCGACGCTGAGAGACAGAAATTGTCTTCAGGCCAGTCAAGTAAGCTTCTTCCGGGTAAATGGCGAGCTGCTCCACGATAATGATGACACTCGCCTTCGCACAACGAAGAGGATCTAAACCTAGATTTCCTGCACCTCGGGATACAATCAGACGGATATATCCGTTACGCATTTCGTTAAGACGAATCGTTTCAGCCATTGCTTCCAACATTTCATCAGGAGACAAAGGAATGTTTAACTGAATGGATTTCGCAGAATCATACAGACGCTCCAAGTGCTCCTTACATTTAAAAATATTCCCGTTATATATACGAATGCCCTCAAATATACCGTCTCCGTACAAGAATCCATGATCATATACGGAAACCTTTGCGTTTTCCTTAGTCACATGCTGCCCATCCAGATAGATCCATTGTTCTGCCATTAAAACCACACCTCCGATTAATGTTCCTTTAAAATAGGTTCGATCGCTGCTTCAACATACTTGTAGCTTGGATAAGAGCCAAGAACACGTACATGGCACCCCAAAGCCTCGATCTCTGCAAAGGCTGCCGGAAGCAGCACGGAATGCAGAGATTCCAAAACTTCAATGTAAAAATAATAATTCCCCAATTGCTTTTTGGTCGGACGCGATTCAATACGGGACAGATTTAACCTGCGCCATGCAAATGCGGATAAAACCTGATGCAGCGCTCCCGGGAAATCCTGCGGCGGCGTGACCAAAATACTGGTTCGCTGACCTTCAGGCGTACCCGGGAGACTTATAGGTTGATGACCGATCAAGACAAAGCGGGTAAAGTTGTTATCGTGATCCGTCACTTTGCTGGCCAAAATATCCAATCCATGTTTGGCAGCCGCAAGCTTGGTTCCGAGAGCGGTCCAGCCTTTACCGGGGTTATGTTTAACAATTTCGACGGCTTCTGCCGTACTTCCTGCACTCTCCAACTCGGCCTGAGGAGCGGAAGCCTGTATGAATTCTTTACACTGGGGAAGCGCCACAGGATGAGACATAATTTTGACCACTTTGCTCAAATCCAGCTTGTCCAAATCCTTCGTAAATTCACTACGATGACCAATAAGATTTTGAATTGAAGGATATACCCATTCCGCCTGCATTTGAATGTCTACTTCATGTACAAGCCAATCCATATGCAAACTTACAGAGCCATCAATCGTATTTTCAATGGGAATTACACTATAGTCTGCCTGACCCTTGTCTACTGCCTGAAATACGTCCGCAATATGTTTGTAAAAAAGTAATTCATGGGACGTATCTCCTAACAAATACTTAATCGCTTCATGAGAAACAGTCCCCTCAGGAAGAAGTGCAATTCGTTTCATATCGTAAGTTCCCCTTTAATCATATCCATAAAAGGGAGAGTATTCCCTTCTGTATATACTTTAACTCCTTCATTCTCAGGACGCAATTTTAAAACAGAAGCAGTGATCCCCTCTTTGTTCATGGTATCCGTTAAATACTGCTCCAGCTCTGCTTTCCGATTTTCTCGCCGATCTGTCAATGCCAGCAACGTTGGTCCAGCCCCACTTAGAGCCACACCCAAAGCACCATAATGGTGCGCATCCTGCAAGATCTCTGTCATACCTGGCACAAGTGCCGCGCGGTAAGGCTGATGAAGCTGATCACGCATCGCTTCGGCGATTAAATCGGTTCGTCCCGACGCCAATGCTGCTACCAGCATGGAAGCATGACTTATATTATATACAGCATCCTTCAACGATACATGAGCGGGTAGAACCTCTCTGGCTTTCGACGTGGACAGCTGAAAATCTGGAATAACTACCATAACCTCCAGATTAGCATCTGGTTCAAGCCGTAAATGCCTAGCATGCTCGCCGTCCCACATCGCTGTAATAATACCACCAAACAGGGAAGCCCCAACATTATCCGGATGTTTTTCAATGGCGCTTGCCATATCGAACAGCTTGGAATTCGGCAGAGGCGAGCCAATCAACGTATTGGCAGCGACCAAGGCGCCCACAATAGCAGAAGCACTGCTGCCCAAACCACGAGTGAGCGGAATATCCGAGTACATCGAAATATCGAGCTCAGGAACAGATACACCTGCTTCCCGAAAAACCATTTGTGCTACCTTGAAAATCAGATTAGTTTTATCTTGGGGAACACCATTCATTTCATCTCCGTATAAATGAAAAGCCGTCTGTTCGGCCTCCTTCATTTCAATCCATGCATATAAGGACAATGCCATGCCCAATGTATCAAAGCCGGGACCCAAGTTGGCCGTACTCGCAGGCACACGCACTCTTGCTGTTTTTAAAACGGTCATACAGACAATTCCTCCTGCTTTTATTGACTATCCCTCTACTCGATATACGCTCTTGATGCGACGAATGACGTCTAAAGTTTCAAAATGCTCCAAAACCTTTTTCATACTCGCTTTACTGGCTAAATGAGTCACGATAATAATTTCAGCATCGGGGTTAACCTCATTCGGTTGCTGCACAACAGATGCCAGACTGACATTAAATTCAGCAAATACTTGCGTAATCCGTGCCAACACCCCTGCTTTATCATCCACATGCAGAAGCACGAAGTTTTTGAAATACACATCTTCGTCGTTACTAATTTTTTTAGGGTTGTAAGGAACGATGGCTTTCAGCCCATTGACACCAAGTTTGAGATTTTTCACTACAGCTACTAAATCAGCTACAACCGATGTTGCCGTCGGCATTTCACCTGCACCCGCACCATAAAACATGGTTTCACCCACTGCTTCACCATGCACATACACCGCGTTGAATACCCCGTTCACCGAAGCCAATGGATGCTGCTTGCGTACCATGGTCGGCTGAACATTAATCGTAAATTCATCACCCTGACGCTCTGCAATGCCGAGCAATTTCATTTCATATCCTAGTTTTTTAGCAAAAGCAA
This window contains:
- the thrB gene encoding homoserine kinase — its product is MTVLKTARVRVPASTANLGPGFDTLGMALSLYAWIEMKEAEQTAFHLYGDEMNGVPQDKTNLIFKVAQMVFREAGVSVPELDISMYSDIPLTRGLGSSASAIVGALVAANTLIGSPLPNSKLFDMASAIEKHPDNVGASLFGGIITAMWDGEHARHLRLEPDANLEVMVVIPDFQLSTSKAREVLPAHVSLKDAVYNISHASMLVAALASGRTDLIAEAMRDQLHQPYRAALVPGMTEILQDAHHYGALGVALSGAGPTLLALTDRRENRKAELEQYLTDTMNKEGITASVLKLRPENEGVKVYTEGNTLPFMDMIKGELTI